In a genomic window of Caloenas nicobarica isolate bCalNic1 chromosome 1, bCalNic1.hap1, whole genome shotgun sequence:
- the RPGR gene encoding X-linked retinitis pigmentosa GTPase regulator isoform X2, whose translation MGRGGGRPPPAAMADPPEEDELPVPESGAVFTFGKSRFAEDIPSKFWFKNDKPVLISCGDEHTAIVTGNGKLYMFGSNNWGQLGLGSKNTVSKPTCVKEKGNVYAAGGNSEGQLGLGDTEERSTFHLISFFTNQHKIKQLAAGSYTSAAVTEDGQLFVWGDNSEGQIGLADEACVSVPCQVDVGKPVSSVSCGYYHSALITGDGELYTFGEPENGKLGLLPEQLKNNRVPQPVPGIMEKVNKVACGGEHTVVLTETDVYTFGLGQYGQLGHGTFIFETSVPKSVKHLRRHKIRNITCGENHTAVVAENGLMFTFGDGRHGKLGLGEENFTNQFDPTLCYNFLRFTVLLVACGGCHMLVFAAPRPEGSEELLLEDLNESRLTATISEISGDSLLTNTLQLTSARMRRRERERSPEQFIRMARSLPPLGESCLNSSLPVTSSTSPLYFSAMSLPKAGPMKDRDHGKEKNPQKDKSGEGSAEEDSDNENNDRNLGDTTDILNMTHAMRLNPSDQSLKLSPLQKQKKNNKNVKLKRDGKGGLKNKDSDFVKEGSKSDFGSLQKQSSLSELPEQDLEKSSAFVGKPVAKKSTTKGKSEHSQSASTLKSGVQQIARDKCRLVKREKEHVENPEFVKEDVTFNLSTEKQILTEKTNSSKKKSKAVKSKEPLKIDVLPSASRDQPQTDSLIVQKYNPVKKQGSQDAIESQNKIKDVVEKSDKCERICIRGDEGSKEQKGFKRKDQFLKQIAVTMSSSSTEESSNDLAKYIFKSRGKEEDYYKGREIQKAMKTVENVKDMDLEKEDREPEGMQATKTKKEYVGESDIKSPNEEETNTEAKSDEDRELEIKNEEESNQEQESEVSEKGESGKEKLHETVDSEGELGEEEEESEVKKDRDEVSVERDEGKEEKDNEENAREESQAESNTENEGAEEVEEINQEEGKEQGDEEDRVMEEEKKLSEGEKEDTEEEEEYAKEENTEKEKEEQVKSEERDECDEGGEDTEGEEEKEVEAEEEGNDEKENEGESKEKENDKDEEGEEEELEESLTGREKEEVSEEEQEEEDANRKTTEVEEEGEEEEDEVEEKREDEEEEEEEEGEADGEEGEEDKNKEEEEWENEEEQGEEEDEEKGAGVEEDEGVGEEEEEGVEEDEGEEGLEEEEGEEEEEEGGEEEEGEEGEKEQEREEGEEEQEGEEGEDEQEGEEGGEEEGGEEEGGEEEGEEEQEGKEGEEEEGEEEEEDVGEEEEEDEGEEEEVVEEEKTKGKKKNYSNKLPQKQSKTRKPEKTESAAFPNSSKQRMKSKQHVANGLHNSEQFWNNVLTYYLTLK comes from the exons ggaatgGTAAACTATACATGTTCGGCAGTAACAACTGGGGCCAATTAGGACTAGGATCAAAGAACACTGTCAGCAAACCAACATGTGTTAAag aaaaaggaaatgtgtaTGCTGCTGGAGGTAACAGTGAAGGTCAGTTGGGATTAGGTGACACAGAGGAAAGGAGCACATTTcatttaattagtttttttaCCAACCAGCACAAGATCAAACAGCTAGCAGCTGGATCATATACGTCAGCAGCAGTAACTG AGGATGGGCAGCTTTTTGTGTGGGGTGACAATTCGGAAGGTCAGATTGGCTTGGCTGATGAAGCTTGTGTCAGTGTCCCTTGTCAAGTGGATGTTGGAAAACCTGTTTCCTCTGTATCCTGTGGATATTATCACTCTGCCTTGATAACAG GAGATGGTGAGCTCTATACTTTTGGAGAACCTGAGAATGGGAAACTGGGATTATTGCCTGAACAGCTGAAGAACAATAGAGTCCCACAGCCTGTACCGGGAATTATGGAAAAGGTTAATAAGGTTGCTTGTGGTGGAGAACACACAGTGGTGCTAACAG AGACAGATGTATATACTTTTGGACTTGGACAATATGGGCAGCTGGGACATGGTACTTTCATTTTTGAAACTTCAGTACCAAAGTCTGTGAAACACTTGAGAAGGCATAAAATACGTAACATTACATGTGGGGAAAATCATACTGCTGTAGTTGCAG AGAATGGCCTCATGTTTACTTTTGGAGATGGGCGACATGGCAAATTAGGACTTGGAGAAGAGAATTTTACAAATCAGTTTGATCCCACTTTATGTTATAATTTCCTGAGGTTCACAGTCCTTTTG GTTGCTTGTGGTGGTTGTCACATGCTAGTTTTTGCTGCTCCAAGACCTGAAGGATCTGAAGAATTACTCTTAGAAGATTTAAATGAGAGCCGTTTGACTGCTACTATCTCTGAAATTAGTGGGGACTCACTACTGACAAACACCTTACAACTAACATCAGCACGAATGCGGCGTCGAGAGAGG GAAAGGTCACCAGAACAGTTTATTCGAATGGCACGAAGTCTGCCTCCACTGGGAGAAAGCTGCTTAAATTCTTCATTGCCTGTGACCAGCAGCACTAGCCCACTCTATTTTTCTGCAATGAGTCTTCCTAAAGCTGGACCTATGAAGGACAGAGACCATGGAAAAG AAAAGAATCCTCAAAAAGATAAATCTGGTGAAGGCTCTGCTGAAGAAGATTcagataatgaaaataatgacaGAAATCTTGGAGATACAACTGACATCCTAAATATG ACACATGCAATGAGATTGAATCCCAGTGACCAGTCCTTAAAATTATCACCACTCCAAAAACAAAAG aagaacaataaaaatgtgaaactgAAAAGAGATGGTAAGGGTGGGCTGAAAAACAAGGATTCTGATTTTGTGAAGGAGGGCTCAAAATCAGACTTTGGCTCTTTACAAAAGCAGTCTTCACTTTCAGAGTTACCAGAACAAGATTTAGAAAAAAGTAGTGCCTTTGTAGGGAAGCCTGTGGCCAAAAAAAGTACAACGAAAGGTAAATCTGAGCATTCACAAAGTGCTAGTACTTTGAAAAGTGGTGTTCAACAAATTGCTAGGGACAAATGCAGATtagtgaaaagggaaaaagaacatGTGGAAAATCCAGAATTTGTCAAAGAGGATGTAACTTTTAATCtttccactgaaaaacaaattctgactgaaaaaacaaactcttccaaaaaaaagtcaaaagctGTTAAATCTAAGGAACCCCTTAAAATAGATGTGCTTCCTTCTGCATCCAGGGATCAGCCCCAGACTGATTCATTAATTGTACAAAAATACAATCCTGTTAAAAAGCAAGGTAGTCAAGATGCAAtagaaagtcaaaacaaaataaaggatgTTGTTGAAAAATCTGATAAATGTGAAAGAATATGCATCAGAGGAGACGAAGGCAGTAAAGAGCAGAAAgggtttaaaagaaaagatcagtttttgaaacaaatagCTGTAACTATGTCGTCATCTTCAACTGAGGAAAGTAGTAATGATCTtgcaaaatacatatttaagaGTAGGGGAAAAGAAGAGGACTACTATAAAGGCAGAGAGATCCAGAAGGCAATGAAAACAGTAGAAAACGTAAAAGATATGGACTTAGAAAAAGAAGACAGGGAACCTGAGGGGATGCAAGCTACAAAAACTAAGAAAGAATATGTTGGAGAGTCTGATATAAAAAGCCcaaatgaagaagaaacaaacactgaagCTAAATCTGATGAAGACAGAGAGTTAGAAATTAAGAATGAGGAGGAATCTAACCAAGAGCAGGAGAGTGAAGTCAGTGAAAAGGGtgaaagtggaaaagaaaaactacatgAAACAGTTGACAGTGAAGGTGAGCtaggggaggaagaagaagagagtGAGGTTAAAAAAGACAGAGATGAAGTTTCAGTAGAAAGAGATGaaggcaaagaggaaaaagataatgaagaaaatgcaagagaGGAATCACAGGCTGAAAGCAACACTGAGAATGAGGGTGCAGAAGAGGTCGAAGAGATTAATCAGGAAGAAGGCAAAGAGCAAGGAGATGAGGAAGACAGGgtgatggaggaagaaaaaaagctgagtgagggagaaaaggaggatacagaggaggaagaggaatatgcaaaagaggaaaacactgaaaaagaaaaggaggagcaAGTTAAAAGTGAGGAAAGAGATGAGTGTGATGAAGGAGGTGAAGACAcagagggggaggaagaaaaagaggtagaggcagaagaggaaggaaatgatgagaaggaaaatgaaggagaaagcaaagaaaaggagaatgacAAAGACGAAGAGGGTGAAGAGGAGGAGTTAGAAGAATCATTGacagggagggaaaaagaagaggtaTCTGAAgaagaacaggaggaggaagatgcaaATAGGAAGACTACGGAggtggaagaagaaggagaagaggaggaggatgaagtggaagagaaaagagaagatgaggaggaggaggaagaggaagagggagaagcagatggggaggagggggaagaagataaaaacaaggaagaagaggagtgggaaaatgaagaagagcaaggggaagaagaagatgaagaaaagggAGCAGGGGTAGAAGAAGATGAGGGAgtaggggaggaagaagaagagggagTTGAAGAAGATGAGGGAGAAGAGGGACTagaagaagaagagggagaagaagaagaggaagagggaggggaggaagaagaaggggaagagggagagaaggaacaagaaagggaagagggagaggaggaacaagaaggggaagagggagaggacGAACaagaaggggaagagggaggagaggaagagggaggagaggaagagggaggagaggaagagggagaggaggaacaagaagggaaagagggagaggaggaagaaggagaagaggaggaagaggatgtgggagaggaggaagaagaggatgagggagaggaggaagaagtagtggaagaggaaaaaacaaaaggtaaaaaaaaaaattatagtaaTAAACTTcctcaaaagcaaagcaaaaccaggaagccagagaagacagaaagtGCTGCTTTCCCAAACAGCTCTAAACAAAGAATGAAGTCCAAACAGCATGTAGCAAATGGTTTGCATAATTCAGAACAATTTTGGAACAATGTGCTAACTTATTATTTAACACTCAAGTAG
- the RPGR gene encoding X-linked retinitis pigmentosa GTPase regulator isoform X3 — protein MFVLVFDTGNGKLYMFGSNNWGQLGLGSKNTVSKPTCVKALKPEKTKLAVCGRNHTLVYTEKGNVYAAGGNSEGQLGLGDTEERSTFHLISFFTNQHKIKQLAAGSYTSAAVTEDGQLFVWGDNSEGQIGLADEACVSVPCQVDVGKPVSSVSCGYYHSALITGDGELYTFGEPENGKLGLLPEQLKNNRVPQPVPGIMEKVNKVACGGEHTVVLTETDVYTFGLGQYGQLGHGTFIFETSVPKSVKHLRRHKIRNITCGENHTAVVAENGLMFTFGDGRHGKLGLGEENFTNQFDPTLCYNFLRFTVLLVACGGCHMLVFAAPRPEGSEELLLEDLNESRLTATISEISGDSLLTNTLQLTSARMRRRERERSPEQFIRMARSLPPLGESCLNSSLPVTSSTSPLYFSAMSLPKAGPMKDRDHGKEKNPQKDKSGEGSAEEDSDNENNDRNLGDTTDILNMTHAMRLNPSDQSLKLSPLQKQKKNNKNVKLKRDGKGGLKNKDSDFVKEGSKSDFGSLQKQSSLSELPEQDLEKSSAFVGKPVAKKSTTKGKSEHSQSASTLKSGVQQIARDKCRLVKREKEHVENPEFVKEDVTFNLSTEKQILTEKTNSSKKKSKAVKSKEPLKIDVLPSASRDQPQTDSLIVQKYNPVKKQGSQDAIESQNKIKDVVEKSDKCERICIRGDEGSKEQKGFKRKDQFLKQIAVTMSSSSTEESSNDLAKYIFKSRGKEEDYYKGREIQKAMKTVENVKDMDLEKEDREPEGMQATKTKKEYVGESDIKSPNEEETNTEAKSDEDRELEIKNEEESNQEQESEVSEKGESGKEKLHETVDSEGELGEEEEESEVKKDRDEVSVERDEGKEEKDNEENAREESQAESNTENEGAEEVEEINQEEGKEQGDEEDRVMEEEKKLSEGEKEDTEEEEEYAKEENTEKEKEEQVKSEERDECDEGGEDTEGEEEKEVEAEEEGNDEKENEGESKEKENDKDEEGEEEELEESLTGREKEEVSEEEQEEEDANRKTTEVEEEGEEEEDEVEEKREDEEEEEEEEGEADGEEGEEDKNKEEEEWENEEEQGEEEDEEKGAGVEEDEGVGEEEEEGVEEDEGEEGLEEEEGEEEEEEGGEEEEGEEGEKEQEREEGEEEQEGEEGEDEQEGEEGGEEEGGEEEGGEEEGEEEQEGKEGEEEEGEEEEEDVGEEEEEDEGEEEEVVEEEKTKGKKKNYSNKLPQKQSKTRKPEKTESAAFPNSSKQRMKSKQHVANGLHNSEQFWNNVLTYYLTLK, from the exons ATGTTTGTGTTGGTCTTTGATACAG ggaatgGTAAACTATACATGTTCGGCAGTAACAACTGGGGCCAATTAGGACTAGGATCAAAGAACACTGTCAGCAAACCAACATGTGTTAAag ctttaaaaccagaaaaaacaaaacttgcTGTTTGTGGAAGAAACCACACTTTAGTTTACACAG aaaaaggaaatgtgtaTGCTGCTGGAGGTAACAGTGAAGGTCAGTTGGGATTAGGTGACACAGAGGAAAGGAGCACATTTcatttaattagtttttttaCCAACCAGCACAAGATCAAACAGCTAGCAGCTGGATCATATACGTCAGCAGCAGTAACTG AGGATGGGCAGCTTTTTGTGTGGGGTGACAATTCGGAAGGTCAGATTGGCTTGGCTGATGAAGCTTGTGTCAGTGTCCCTTGTCAAGTGGATGTTGGAAAACCTGTTTCCTCTGTATCCTGTGGATATTATCACTCTGCCTTGATAACAG GAGATGGTGAGCTCTATACTTTTGGAGAACCTGAGAATGGGAAACTGGGATTATTGCCTGAACAGCTGAAGAACAATAGAGTCCCACAGCCTGTACCGGGAATTATGGAAAAGGTTAATAAGGTTGCTTGTGGTGGAGAACACACAGTGGTGCTAACAG AGACAGATGTATATACTTTTGGACTTGGACAATATGGGCAGCTGGGACATGGTACTTTCATTTTTGAAACTTCAGTACCAAAGTCTGTGAAACACTTGAGAAGGCATAAAATACGTAACATTACATGTGGGGAAAATCATACTGCTGTAGTTGCAG AGAATGGCCTCATGTTTACTTTTGGAGATGGGCGACATGGCAAATTAGGACTTGGAGAAGAGAATTTTACAAATCAGTTTGATCCCACTTTATGTTATAATTTCCTGAGGTTCACAGTCCTTTTG GTTGCTTGTGGTGGTTGTCACATGCTAGTTTTTGCTGCTCCAAGACCTGAAGGATCTGAAGAATTACTCTTAGAAGATTTAAATGAGAGCCGTTTGACTGCTACTATCTCTGAAATTAGTGGGGACTCACTACTGACAAACACCTTACAACTAACATCAGCACGAATGCGGCGTCGAGAGAGG GAAAGGTCACCAGAACAGTTTATTCGAATGGCACGAAGTCTGCCTCCACTGGGAGAAAGCTGCTTAAATTCTTCATTGCCTGTGACCAGCAGCACTAGCCCACTCTATTTTTCTGCAATGAGTCTTCCTAAAGCTGGACCTATGAAGGACAGAGACCATGGAAAAG AAAAGAATCCTCAAAAAGATAAATCTGGTGAAGGCTCTGCTGAAGAAGATTcagataatgaaaataatgacaGAAATCTTGGAGATACAACTGACATCCTAAATATG ACACATGCAATGAGATTGAATCCCAGTGACCAGTCCTTAAAATTATCACCACTCCAAAAACAAAAG aagaacaataaaaatgtgaaactgAAAAGAGATGGTAAGGGTGGGCTGAAAAACAAGGATTCTGATTTTGTGAAGGAGGGCTCAAAATCAGACTTTGGCTCTTTACAAAAGCAGTCTTCACTTTCAGAGTTACCAGAACAAGATTTAGAAAAAAGTAGTGCCTTTGTAGGGAAGCCTGTGGCCAAAAAAAGTACAACGAAAGGTAAATCTGAGCATTCACAAAGTGCTAGTACTTTGAAAAGTGGTGTTCAACAAATTGCTAGGGACAAATGCAGATtagtgaaaagggaaaaagaacatGTGGAAAATCCAGAATTTGTCAAAGAGGATGTAACTTTTAATCtttccactgaaaaacaaattctgactgaaaaaacaaactcttccaaaaaaaagtcaaaagctGTTAAATCTAAGGAACCCCTTAAAATAGATGTGCTTCCTTCTGCATCCAGGGATCAGCCCCAGACTGATTCATTAATTGTACAAAAATACAATCCTGTTAAAAAGCAAGGTAGTCAAGATGCAAtagaaagtcaaaacaaaataaaggatgTTGTTGAAAAATCTGATAAATGTGAAAGAATATGCATCAGAGGAGACGAAGGCAGTAAAGAGCAGAAAgggtttaaaagaaaagatcagtttttgaaacaaatagCTGTAACTATGTCGTCATCTTCAACTGAGGAAAGTAGTAATGATCTtgcaaaatacatatttaagaGTAGGGGAAAAGAAGAGGACTACTATAAAGGCAGAGAGATCCAGAAGGCAATGAAAACAGTAGAAAACGTAAAAGATATGGACTTAGAAAAAGAAGACAGGGAACCTGAGGGGATGCAAGCTACAAAAACTAAGAAAGAATATGTTGGAGAGTCTGATATAAAAAGCCcaaatgaagaagaaacaaacactgaagCTAAATCTGATGAAGACAGAGAGTTAGAAATTAAGAATGAGGAGGAATCTAACCAAGAGCAGGAGAGTGAAGTCAGTGAAAAGGGtgaaagtggaaaagaaaaactacatgAAACAGTTGACAGTGAAGGTGAGCtaggggaggaagaagaagagagtGAGGTTAAAAAAGACAGAGATGAAGTTTCAGTAGAAAGAGATGaaggcaaagaggaaaaagataatgaagaaaatgcaagagaGGAATCACAGGCTGAAAGCAACACTGAGAATGAGGGTGCAGAAGAGGTCGAAGAGATTAATCAGGAAGAAGGCAAAGAGCAAGGAGATGAGGAAGACAGGgtgatggaggaagaaaaaaagctgagtgagggagaaaaggaggatacagaggaggaagaggaatatgcaaaagaggaaaacactgaaaaagaaaaggaggagcaAGTTAAAAGTGAGGAAAGAGATGAGTGTGATGAAGGAGGTGAAGACAcagagggggaggaagaaaaagaggtagaggcagaagaggaaggaaatgatgagaaggaaaatgaaggagaaagcaaagaaaaggagaatgacAAAGACGAAGAGGGTGAAGAGGAGGAGTTAGAAGAATCATTGacagggagggaaaaagaagaggtaTCTGAAgaagaacaggaggaggaagatgcaaATAGGAAGACTACGGAggtggaagaagaaggagaagaggaggaggatgaagtggaagagaaaagagaagatgaggaggaggaggaagaggaagagggagaagcagatggggaggagggggaagaagataaaaacaaggaagaagaggagtgggaaaatgaagaagagcaaggggaagaagaagatgaagaaaagggAGCAGGGGTAGAAGAAGATGAGGGAgtaggggaggaagaagaagagggagTTGAAGAAGATGAGGGAGAAGAGGGACTagaagaagaagagggagaagaagaagaggaagagggaggggaggaagaagaaggggaagagggagagaaggaacaagaaagggaagagggagaggaggaacaagaaggggaagagggagaggacGAACaagaaggggaagagggaggagaggaagagggaggagaggaagagggaggagaggaagagggagaggaggaacaagaagggaaagagggagaggaggaagaaggagaagaggaggaagaggatgtgggagaggaggaagaagaggatgagggagaggaggaagaagtagtggaagaggaaaaaacaaaaggtaaaaaaaaaaattatagtaaTAAACTTcctcaaaagcaaagcaaaaccaggaagccagagaagacagaaagtGCTGCTTTCCCAAACAGCTCTAAACAAAGAATGAAGTCCAAACAGCATGTAGCAAATGGTTTGCATAATTCAGAACAATTTTGGAACAATGTGCTAACTTATTATTTAACACTCAAGTAG